One Leucoraja erinacea ecotype New England chromosome 5, Leri_hhj_1, whole genome shotgun sequence DNA segment encodes these proteins:
- the LOC129697700 gene encoding protamine-like, producing AKRRKKDDERKKTTNAKRRRPQKDDERKKTTDAKRRRTQKDDERKKTTNAKRRRTQKDDERKKTTKAKRRRTQKDDERKKTTDAKRRRTQKDDERKKTTNAKRRRTQKDDERKKTTYAKRRRTQKDDERKKTTDDANAKRRRTQKDDERKKDDER from the exons gcaaaaagacgcaaaaaagacgacgaacgcaaaaagacgacgaacgcaaaaagacgacgaccgcaaaaagacgacgaacgcaaaaagacgacggacgcaaaaagacgacgaacgcaaaaagacgacgaacgcaaaaaaacgacgaacgcaaaaagacgacgaacgcaaaaagacgacgaacgcaaaaagacgacgaaggcaaaaagacgacgaacgcaaaaagacgacgaacgcaaaaagacgacggacgcaaaaagacgacgaacgcaaaaagacgacgaacgcaaaaagacgacgaacgcaaaaagacgacgaacgcaaaaagacgacgaacgcaaaaagacgacgtacgcaaaaagacgacggacgcaaaaagacgacgaacgcaaaaagacgacg gacgacgcaaacgcaaaaagacgacgaacgcaaaaagacgacgaacgcaaaaaagacgacgaacgc